The following coding sequences lie in one Musa acuminata AAA Group cultivar baxijiao chromosome BXJ1-8, Cavendish_Baxijiao_AAA, whole genome shotgun sequence genomic window:
- the LOC135588835 gene encoding heat shock cognate 70 kDa protein-like has product MVPSMGRRGAGPAIGIDLGTTSSCVAVWQHGRVEIIADDQGNRTTPSSVAFTGTQRFIGNEAQNQVVMNPTNTVFDVKRLIGRRFSDPSVQNDMRSWPFKVIDGQGDRPLIVVQYKGEEQQFTAEEITSMILVKMREIAESYLGCATDDVVITVPAYFSDHQREATKNAGAIAGLNIVGLVNEPTAAAIAYGLHKRSNSETNVLIFDLGGGTFDVSVLTISQGVFEVKATAGDAHLGGEDFDNRMVSHFVDEFKRQHRKDISGNPRKLRKLKIACEKAKRTLSSTNQATIEIDSLFEDSDFSSTITRTLFEELNDDLFTKCADTVKKCLRDAKMDKSSIHDVVLIGGSTRIPRVQQLLQELFDGKELCKSINPDEAVAYGAAAKAAMLRGDDHENLHDMLLLDVAPLSLGLEAGGGNMVVVIPRNTVVPTKKERVLSTAVHKPRACIKVYEGERCTTRDNNLLGRFELCGIPSAQDSSLEINVCFDIDADGILDLSIYDKTMGKEKNKITVTRDMTRLSKEEIEEMVWRAKKYKEEDEEHKRKIEAKNELEKYALKMKSSVKKVDGVIEQTISWLEATNQEAEANEFEAKMKELKGICYSLVVETQ; this is encoded by the exons ATGGTTCCTTCCATGGGGAGAAGAGGCGCAGGGCCGGCGATCGGAATCGACCTTGGAACGACCTCCTCGTGCGTCGCGGTGTGGCAGCACGGCCGGGTCGAGATCATCGCTGACGATCAGGGCAATCGCACCACCCCCTCCTCCGTCGCCTTCACCGGCACACAACGCTTCATCGGCAACGAGGCCCAGAACCAGGTGGTCATGAACCCCACCAACACTGTCTTCG ATGTAAAGCGCTTAATTGGGAGGCGTTTCAGTGACCCCTCGGTGCAGAATGACATGCGATCGTGGCCATTCAAGGTCATCGATGGCCAAGGCGACAGGCCCCTGATCGTCGTCCAGTACAAGGGCGAGGAGCAGCAGTTCACCGCAGAGGAGATCACCTCGATGATCCTCGTAAAGATGCGTGAGATTGCTGAATCCTATCTTGGATGCGCCACTGACGACGTGGTGATCACTGTTCCTGCCTACTTCAGCGACCACCAGCGCGAGGCCACCAAGAACGCTGGAGCCATCGCGGGTCTCAACATCGTAGGACTCGTTAACGAGCCAACCGCTGCTGCTATTGCTTACGGTCTCCACAAAAGATCAAACAGCGAGACGAATGTGCTCATATTTGACCTTGGTGGTGGTACGTTCGATGTCTCCGTGCTCACCATTTCGCAGGGCGTCTTTGAGGTGAAGGCCACTGCTGGTGATGCCCATCTCGGTGGCGAAGACTTCGACAACCGGATGGTGAGCCACTTCGTCGATGAGTTCAAGCGGCAGCACCGAAAAGACATAAGCGGGAACCCAAGGAAACTGCGGAAGCTAAAGATAGCATGTGAGAAAGCCAAGAGAACACTCTCTTCCACCAACCAAGCTACCATTGAGATCGACAGCCTGTTCGAGGACTCGGATTTCTCCTCCACCATCACTCGTACTTTGTTCGAGGAGCTCAACGACGACTTGTTCACCAAGTGCGCGGACACCGTAAAGAAATGTCTCCGGGATGCAAAGATGGACAAGAGCAGCATCCACGACGTGGTTCTCATCGGTGGATCGACGAGGATTCCCCGAGTGCAGCAGCTTTTGCAGGAGCTCTTTGACGGAAAGGAGCTATGCAAGAGCATCAACCCCGATGAGGCTGTCGCCTACGGCGCTGCAGCCAAAGCTGCCATGCTGAGGGGAGACGACCACGAGAATCTCCACGACATGCTGTTGTTAGATGTTGCTCCCCTCTCCCTCGGCCTGGAAGCCGGTGGCGGCAACATGGTCGTTGTGATACCGAGGAACACCGTCGTCCCCACCAAGAAGGAGCGGGTTTTGTCCACCGCCGTCCACAAACCTCGAGCATGTATCAAGGTCTACGAGGGTGAGAGGTGCACAACGAGGGACAACAACCTTCTCGGCCGATTTGAACTTTGTGGAATTCCTTCAGCTCAAGACAGCTCGCTTGAGATCAACGTCTGCTTCGACATCGACGCCGACGGCATTTTGGACCTGTCGATCTACGACAAGACCATGGGGAAGGAGAAAAACAAGATCACCGTCACCCGTGACATGACCAGGCTGAGCAAGGAAGAGATCGAGGAGATGGTCTGGCGAGCCAAGAAGTACAAGGAGGAAGACGAAGAGCATAAGAGGAAGATAGAGGCCAAGAATGAGCTGGAGAAGTACGCCCTCAAGATGAAAAGCAGCGTCAAGAAGGTGGACGGCGTCATCGAGCAGACCATAAGTTGGCTGGAGGCTACAAATCAGGAGGCAGAGGCCAATGAGTTCGAGGCCAAAATGAAGGAGTTGAAGGGGATATGCTACAGCCTCGTGGTGGAGACGCAATAG
- the LOC135588839 gene encoding uncharacterized protein LOC135588839, producing the protein MARISVLFFFLPLLLLATAGVSAGAPRKRVGIYELRRGEFSVKVTNWGATITSVVLPDSKGKLADIALGYDGIRPYTNDTTNFGALVGRVANRIANARFTLNGRTYHLLPNDGNNTLHGGPKGFGRVIWTVKDKVDGEYPYITLYYRSFDGEQGFPGDLDVYVTYKIDDDFVLSVIMHAVPLTKPTPINLAQHTYWNLGGHESGSILEDRIKIFASHITPVNDQLIPTGEIKSVSGTPFDFRDPAKIGSKIGRVPGGYDINYVLSSPADVQGVRKVAVVEDGRGSGRVLELWANQPGVQFYTGNFLKHERGKNGHYYKIHDGLCLETQGFPDSVNHPNFPSQIYSPGQVYKHLMQFKFSFK; encoded by the exons ATGGCGAGGATCTCGGtgctctttttcttcctccctcttctGCTTCTGGCCACCGCAGGCGTTTCTGCTGGCGCGCCGAGGAAGAGGGTCGGGATTTATGAGCTCAGGAGAGGGGAGTTCTCCGTCAAAGTCACCAACTGGGGTGCGACGATTACCTCGGTCGTTCTCCCTGACTCCAAAG GGAAGTTGGCTGACATAGCTCTCGGATATGATGGAATCCGCCCTTATACT AACGACACCACCAATTTTGGAGCATTGGTGGGACGAGTTGCCAACAGGATTGCAAATGCACGGTTCACTCTCAATGGGAGGACGTATCATCTCTTGCCCAACGACGGAAACAACACTCTCCACG GTGGGCCTAAAGGATTCGGTCGGGTGATTTGGACTGTGAAAGATAAGGTTGATGGAGAATATCCTTACATCACCTTGTACTATCGCAGCTTCGATGGAGAGCAAG GCTTCCCTGGTGATCTTGATGTCTACGTCACCTACAAAATCGACGACGACTTCGTTTTGAGTGTCATCATGCATGCGGTGCCGCTGACCAAGCCCACACCCATAAACCTAGCGCAGCACACCTACTGGAACCTCGGCGGTCACGAGAGCGGCTCCATCCTCGAGGACAGGATCAAAATCTTCGCCTCCCATATCACCCCCGTTAACGACCAGCTCATCCCTACCGGCGAGATCAAGTCCGTCTCTGGGACTCCCTTTGACTTCCGCGACCCGGCGAAGATCGGGAGCAAGATCGGCCGCGTCCCCGGTGGGTACGACATCAACTATGTTCTCAGCTCGCCCGCGGACGTGCAGGGTGTGAGGAAGGTTGCCGTCGTGGAGGACGGTCGCGGCTCCGGGAGAGTGCTCGAGCTTTGGGCTAACCAGCCCGGGGTGCAGTTCTACACGGGTAACTTCCTGAAGCACGAGAGGGGGAAGAATGGGCATTACTACAAGATACATGACGGTCTGTGCTTGGAGACACAAGGCTTCCCTGACTCAGTGAACCACCCCAACTTCCCTAGCCAGATTTATAGTCCCGGGCAGGTTTACAAGCACCTAATGCAATTCAAGTTCTCATTCAAGTAG
- the LOC135588836 gene encoding polyphenol oxidase, chloroplastic-like: protein MVSLPKATLPLPSLSPPSLSNSNSNSNSNSFACAFHFSYPDRRRHAHPKISCKASDEHEMTANAKLDRRDVLVGLGGLCGAAAGLGIDSKALGNPIQAPDLTKCGPADLPTGATPTNCCPPYFPDKKIIDFKRPPNSSPFRVRPAAHLVDSDYLDKYKKAVELMRALPADDPRNFMQQANVHCAYCDGAYDQIGFPNLELQVHNSWLFFPWHRFYLYFHERILGKLIGDDTFALPFWNWDAPGGMKLPSIYADPSSSLYDKFRDPKHQPPVIVDLDYNGTDPSSTDAEQIDQNLKIMYRQVISNGKTPLLFLGSAYRAGDNPNPGAGSLENIPHGPVHGWTGDRSQPNLEDMGNFYSAGRDPIFFAHHSNVDRMWYLWKKLGGKHQDFNDKDWLNTTFLFYDENADLVRVTLKDCLEPEWLRYDYQDVEIPWLKTRPTPKALKAQKTAAKTLKATAETPFPVTLQSAVSTTVKRPKVSRSGKEKEEEEEVLIVEGIEFDRDYFIKFDVFVNATEGEGITPGASEFAGSFVNVPHKHKHSKKEKKLKTRLCLGITDLLEDIGAEDDDSVLVTIVPKAGKGKVSVAGVRIDFPN from the coding sequence ATGGTCAGCCTTCCTAAAGCTACTCTTCCTCTCCCCTCCCtctcccctccctccctctccaaCTCCAACTCCAACTCCAACTCCAACTCCTTTGCATGCGCCTTCCATTTTTCTTACCCTGATAGAAGACGCCATGCCCACCCCAAGATCTCATGCAAAGCTAGCGATGAGCATGAGATGACTGCAAATGCCAAGCTCGACCGCCGCGATGTGCTCGTTGGCCTCGGCGGGCTTTGTGGAGCCGCTGCCGGCCTCGGGATCGACAGTAAGGCCCTCGGAAATCCCATCCAGGCGCCTGATCTTACCAAGTGCGGCCCCGCCGATCTACCCACCGGTGCAACGCCCACCAACTGCTGCCCGCCTTATTTTCCTGACAAGAAGATTATCGATTTCAAGCGTCCGCCGAATTCGTCACCCTTCCGTGTCCGCCCGGCCGCCCACTTGGTCGACTCCGACTACCTGGACAAGTATAAGAAGGCGGTGGAGCTCATGAGGGCACTGCCGGCCGACGATCCGCGCAACTTCATGCAGCAGGCCAATGTCCACTGCGCTTACTGTGATGGCGCCTACGACCAGATCGGCTTCCCCAACCTCGAGCTCCAAGTCCACAACTCCTGGCTCTTCTTCCCTTGGCACCGCTTCTACCTCTACTTCCACGAGAGGATCCTCGGCAAGCTCATAGGCGACGACACTTTCGCCCTCCCTTTCTGGAACTGGGACGCGCCCGGCGGCATGAAGCTGCCGTCGATCTACGCCGACCCTTCATCCTCGCTCTATGACAAGTTTCGCGACCCCAAGCACCAGCCGCCGGTCATCGTCGACCTCGATTACAACGGAACCGACCCTAGTTCCACCGACGCAGAGCAGATCGATCAGAACCTCAAGATCATGTACCGGCAGGTGATCTCCAACGGCAAGACGCCGTTGCTGTTCTTAGGCTCGGCTTACCGTGCCGGCGACAACCCAAACCCCGGCGCGGGCTCGCTCGAGAACATACCACACGGCCCCGTCCACGGGTGGACTGGCGACAGAAGCCAACCCAATCTCGAGGACATGGGCAACTTCTACTCCGCGGGGCGCGACCCTATCTTCTTCGCCCACCATTCAAACGTCGACCGCATGTGGTACTTGTGGAAGAAGCTCGGCGGGAAGCATCAGGACTTTAACGATAAGGACTGGCTCAACACCACCTTCCTCTTCTACGACGAGAATGCTGACTTAGTTCGAGTCACCCTCAAGGACTGCTTGGAGCCGGAGTGGCTTCGTTACGATTACCAAGACGTCGAGATCCCGTGGCTGAAGACCCGGCCGACTCCCAAAGCCTTGAAGGCGCAGAAAACCGCAGCGAAAACACTGAAAGCTACAGCAGAGACGCCGTTCCCGGTGACGCTGCAATCCGCGGTGAGCACGACGGTGAAGAGGCCCAAGGTATCGAGGAGCggcaaggagaaggaagaggaagaggaggtccTCATCGTGGAGGGGATCGAGTTCGACCGCGACTACTTCATAAAGTTCGACGTCTTCGTGAACGCCACCGAGGGTGAGGGCATCACGCCGGGCGCCAGCGAGTTCGCGGGCAGCTTCGTCAACGTCCCGCACAAGCACAAGCACagcaagaaggagaagaagctgaAGACGAGGCTCTGTCTGGGGATCACTGACCTGCTCGAGGACATCGGGGCGGAGGACGACGACAGCGTGCTCGTCACCATCGTCCCGAAAGCCGGCAAGGGCAAGGTGTCGGTCGCCGGCGTACGCATCGATTTCCCAAATTGA
- the LOC135588838 gene encoding DEAD-box ATP-dependent RNA helicase 10-like produces MAEDGSPQTFKTLGVREELVEACESLGWKAPTKIQIESIPYALEGKDIIGLAQTGSGKTGAFAIPIIQALLETPQPFFACVLSPTRELAIQIAEQFEALGSGIGVKCTVLVGGVDMTQQAISLGKRPHIVVATPGRLLDHLTNTKGFSLRTIKYLVLDEADRLLNLEFEKAIDDILKVIPPERKTYLFSATMTKKVSKLQRACLRNPVKIEAASKYSTVDTLKQQFRLVPAKYKDCYLVYILTEMSGSMSMVFTRTCESTRLLSLVLRNIGMNAIPISGQMSQAKRLGALNRFKSGNCNILICTDVASRGLDIPSVDVVINYDIPTNSKDYVHRVGRTARAGRSGLAISLVNQYEVEWYLQIEQLIGKKLPEYPANETEVLIYLERVSDAKRIALMKIKDSNGNKRRKKVEEDGDEAEEYAAGISKKVKASKRSKRW; encoded by the exons ATGGCGGAGGATGGGTCGCCGCAAACTTTCAAAACTCTTGGAGTGAGAGAAGAATTGGTCGAAGCATGCGAAAGCTTGGGGTGGAAAGCCCCCACGAAGATCCAGATCGAGTCTATTCCGTATGCCCTTGAAG GGAAAGACATTATCGGTCTGGCTCAAACGGGGTCGGGTAAGACAGGAGCTTTTGCAATCCCGATTATTCAAGCTTTGTTGGAGACTCCACAACCCTTTTTTGCTTGCGTGCTTTCTCCTACTAG AGAGTTGGCAATTCAGATTGCTGAGCAGTTCGAAGCATTAGGGTCTGGCATTGGCGTAAAATGTACAGTG CTTGTTGGAGGGGTTGACATGACACAGCAAGCAATTTCTCTTGGAAAGCGTCCCCATATCGTG GTCGCAACCCCTGGGCGTCTCTTGGATCATTTAACTAACACAAAAGGTTTTAGTCTCCGCACAATAAAGTATTTG GTCCTAGATGAGGCTGATAGATTGCTCAACTTGGAGTTTGAGAAAGCAATTGATGATATTTTGAAGGTTATTCCTCCTGAAAGAAAGACGTACCTGTTTTCAGCCACTATGACAAAAAAG GTGAGCAAACTTCAACGGGCTTGTCTTAGGAATCCTGTGAAG ATTGAGGCTGCTTCTAAATACTCCACAGTTGATACACTGAAGCAACAGTTTCGCTTAGTTCCAGCAAAGTATAAG GATTgttatctggtttacattttgacTGAGATGTCTGGAAGCATGTCAATGGTATTCACCCGAACATGCGAGTCGACACGACTTCTCTCTCTAGTTCTCCGGAACATTGGTATGAATGCCATCCCTATCAGTGGTCAAATGAGCCAG GCTAAGAGGTTGGGGGCTTTAAACAGATTTAAATCAGGAAACTGCAACATCCTTATATGCACTGATGTTGCAAGCAGGGGACTTGACATCCCTTCAGTTGATGTAGTTATAAATTATGACATACCTACAAATTCTAAG GATTATGTCCATCGTGTGGGCAGAACTGCACGTGCTGGGCGATCTGGGTTGGCGATATCTTTGGTGAATCAGTATGAGGTTGAGTGGTACCTACAGATAGAGCAGCTCATTG GCAAAAAACTACCAGAATACCCAGCAAATGAAACTGAAGTCCTTATATATTTGGAACGTGTATCGGATGCCAAGAGGATTGCTCTCATG AAAATTAAGGACAGCAATGGCAATAAGAGGAGGAAAAAGGTAGAAGAAGATGGTGATGAAGCAGAGGAATATGCTGCTGGGATTTCCAAGAAGGTAAAAGCATCAAAGAGATCCAAGAGATGGTAA